The Xanthomonas sontii genomic sequence GGGCTGGGGGCTGGTCAACTGCGAGCTGCACCGCGCCGGCCTGCAGGCCGACGTCTATGTCGCCGACAGCCAGGTGCGCTACCTGGCGCCGCTCTACGCCGATCTGCATGCCCAGGCCAATGCCGATGCGGAGGGCGACTGGGCCGTGTTCGTGAATACCTTCCGCCAGCGCGGCCGCGCCCGCATCGGCATCCAGGCCCAGGTCGGCGCGCCCGGCGCGGCCGCGGCGGCGACCCTGAGCGGTCGCTTCGTGGCCCTCGCCAAGGGGTAGGATGCGCGGATCGCGCGCCCCGCGCGCCGCCACCTGGACGCCGCCATGCCCTCGATGTTCCGCGCGCTCGCGCTGCTGTTGCTGCTCGGCTGGACCGGCGCGGCCGTGGCCGGCAGCCGCGCGCAACAGCGCAAGCTCGACGATCTGCAGACCGCCTACGCCGCGGCGGTGCGCTGGAGCGAGTTCGAGACCGCCTGGCAGGTGGTCGACCCGGCCTACCGCCAGGCGCATCCGCTGACCGACCTGCAACTGGAGCGCTACCGGCAGATCCAGGTCTCCTCCTACAAGGTCGGCGGCGGCGCGGTCGGCGACGGCGAGGCGCTGCGCGAGATCGAACTGGGCGTGATCAACCGCAATACCCAGGCCGAGCGCATCGTCCGCTACCGCGAGCGTTGGCGCTGGGACCCCGAGGCCAAGACCTGGTGGCTGCAGGATGGCCTGCCGGACCTGTGGAACGGCCAGTAGCGCGGTCGCCGAGCTGTGCGACAATCGGCGCCCGCTTCCAGCCCCCGAGTCCCGTGAACTTCGAAGAACTGCTGGCCTTCGCCGGCCGCAACCCGATGCTGGCCCTGGCCCTGGTGGGCCTGACCATCGCCCTGATCGTCACCGAAGTGGCGCGCCTGTTCCGTGGCTACAAGAGCCTGCGGCCGGCGGAGCTGACCCGCCTGATCAACGCCGGCAATGCGGTGGTGGTCGACCTGTCGGCCTCGGCCGATTTCGAGAAGGGCCACATCGCCGGCAGCCGCAATGCCACCGCCAGCCAGTTCGGCCCCGAGCACAAGCTGGTGGCCAACGCCAAGGCGCAGCCGGTCGTGCTGGTCTGCCGCACCGGCACCACCGCCGACGGCGCCGCCAAGCAGTTGAAGAAGGCCGGCTTCGAGCAGGTCTACGTGCTCGAGGGCGGCATCGCCGCCTGGCAGCAGGCCGAGCTGCCGCTGGTCAAGGGCCGCTGAGACACCGCGTCCGGCCAGACCTCGAGGGTCGCGGCCGGCGTGTGATAATCCCGTTTCTTTCTGTTACCGAATCCACCGGAGTCAAGCAATGTCCGACCTCACCAACAACGGCGCCGCGGCGCCGGCCGACGCCGCGGCCGGTCCCGCTTTCACCATCGAGAAGATCTACGTCAAGGACGTGTCCTTCGAGTCCCCCAACGCGCCGTCGGTGTTCAACGACAACGCGCAGCCGGAACTGCAGCTCAACCTCAACCAGCGCGTGCAACAGCTCAACGAGCAGGCCTTCGAAGTCGTGCTGGCCGTGACCCTGACCTGCACCGCCGGCGGCAAGACCGCCTACGTGGCCGAAGTGCAGCAGGCCGGCGTGTTCGGCCTGGTCGGCCTGGACCCGCAGGCGGTGGACGTGCTGCTCGGCACCCAGTGCCCGAGCATCCTGTTCCCGTACGTGCGCTCGCTGGTCAGCGACCTGATCCAGGCCGGCGGCTTCCCGCCGTTCTTCCTGCAGCCGATCAACTTCGAGGCCCTGTACGCCGAGACCCTGCGCCAGCGCGCGCAGCAGGGCGAGGGCCAGTCGCTGGCCGATTCGGAGCCGGCCGGCAACGCCTGAGCGCGTTCGCCGTTGCGCATGCGCGATAACGCCAAGAAGAAGATCGCCGTCCTCGGCGCCGGCTCCTGGGGCACGGCGCTGGCGTCGCTGACCGCACGGCACGGGTACCCGACCGTGCTGTGGGGACGCGATGCCGTGGTCGCCGAGGCCATCGGGCAGCGCCACGAAAACCCGCGCTACCTGCCGGGGATCGCGTTGCCGGAGGGCCTGCAGGCCACCACCGACCTGGCGGCGGCCATCGATGGCGCCGACTGGATCCTGGTGGTGGTGCCGTCGCATGCGTTCACCGAAACCCTGCGCCAGCTCGCGCCGCTGCGCCCGGCGCAGGCCGGCGTGGCCTGGGCGACCAAGGGCTTCGAGCCCGGGTCGGGGCGTTTCCTGCATGAAGTGGCGCAGGAGATCCTCGGCGAGGAGGTCCCGCTGGCGGTGGTCACCGGTCCGTCCTTCGCCAAGGAAGTGGCCCTGGACCTGCCGACCGCGGTGACCGTGCACGGCGATGCCGCGTTCGCGCAGCAGGTCGCCGACGCCATGCACGGCCCGACCTTCCGCGCCTATACCGGCGACGACATGGTCGGCGCCGAGCTGGGCGGGGCGATGAAGAACGTGCTGGCGGTGGCCACCGGCGTGGCCGACGGCATGGAGCTGGGCCTCAACGCCCGCGCCGGCCTGATCACCCGCGGCCTCAACGAGATGCTGCGGCTGGCCGCGGCGATCGGCGCCAAGCCGGAGACCCTGATGGGCCTGGCCGGACTCGGCGACCTGGTGCTCACCTGTACCGGCGACCTCTCGCGCAACCGTCGGCTGGGCCTGGCGCTGGGCCGTGGGCAACCGCTGCAGGAGGCGGTGCGCGCGATCGGTCAGGTGGTCGAGTCGGTGCAGACCGCCGACGAGGTGATGCGCCAGGCCGAGCGCCACGGCATCGATCTGCCGATCTCCAATGCGGTGCGCGCAGTCCTGCATGGCGAGCTGACCCCGGCGGTCGGCCTGCAGCAGTTGCTGGCGCGCGAACAGAAGCCCGAGTACCCAACCACCTTGTTCAGTTGATCCGGCTACCGCCGGACACGAAAGCGCCCGGCCTGGCCGGGCGTTTTCGTATCCGCTGCGCACACCGGCGCTGCAGCGGTGGCCGGACGATCGCGTAAAAAAAGCCCGGCGTCAGGCCCTTTGTGCAAATCCGCATGGGCCTTGAAACAATATACGGGACAACAGATTAGCTCTATTTCGTGCCGCTTGCAGGTGATGTGGCGTTGTGGGCTGGGAGCCACATGAGATCCTTGAGAAAGCAAGCCGGGTCGCGCTGTAGCGGAAACGATTGCCAAGGGGCGGCGAGCTTGCGTCGATCTCAGCTCATTCCTCGGCAGTCTATCCAGAACGAGAACACGCAGCGATGGACTGTGGTGGGTGCCTTCAGCATGTTCGGGATCAGTCCGTGGCACTTCGACCGCCCTCCCATTTGCACCTTGCTCGTGCAACGTGCAATAGCGATCACAGCGCTAAGGTGAAAAACCTCGCCCTCCTGTCCGTGAAAGAACGGGTGTCTTGCCCGATTTCGTGAGAAGATGGGGTAAGACACCCGATTTCAGTCACGCAACCAACTTTTCTGGCTCTCTATGCAACTTGTCACAACACGTGATGCAACAAGATTAACAGGCCTCTCGACGGAACAACTCCGCGAGTGGACGAGCCGTCGCGCGTTGATTCCTCCCGATGTGAAACCCAAAGGCCACGGTTCACCCGCTCGCTATTCTTGGCAGACGATACTGCTGTTACGTTTGGCTGTCGTGCTACGCGACCGATTCAGATTGGAGCTACAGGCACACCGTGACCTATTTGCGCAACTAGGCGCGGGGCTAGCCCACGAATCCTTCCTGTCACTGTGGGGCAAGGCCTTAGCGCTTCATGGGGGAGCACAGTGGAGCTTGATTGATTCGCGCGATGAGGTCGTTTTCACTGACGACTGCATCCTGCTCCGACTCGATCCCCACTTGCAGCACCTATTGGACGGTTTTTCTTTGCCCAAGCCGGTGTCGGTGAGCCAGTTCCAGCTCTTCCCGGCTCTTGGCATGGGAGGCGATCGTGTATTCAACGACCTAACTGGACACCGCCGACATGGGTAGCGCCGCGTTCACGCAAGCCCTGACGGCGACTGGTTACCTCTTGCCGGACGGCAGCGGAGCACCTGGATTGATCCAAGCTGGAGAGGATTTCGGCGCACGCCTGCGATCTGTTCTATGCGACGGTCGAGTGGGCCTGCAAGCCGAGGCGGTCTTTTCAGCGCAGAGCGTGCCAACCGCCATCTTCAAGGACTCGGGCAATGAAGCTCCCTCTGAACAGCAGATAGCGCAATGGCACGAGGCTGCCTGGAACATCGGCGTGGCACCTCTGCTGTGGATCATCACGCCCACTGACGTGCACTTGTACGACTGCTATGCGTCACCGGTCAGCGAAAGCCCAGAGCATCTCGCCACTGTGCCGCTGGACGTGTTTTCCTTGCAGGCGGAGGACAGGCTGCGGTCCCTGGACGCCATGTGCGGCCGGTACGCGACTGAAACCGGAGCCTTCTGGTCAAGCGCCATCGGGCAGCGGATCGATCGCCGACATCGTGTGGATCGAGCGCTACTCGACGAAATCAATGCGCTTGAGGATCGCCTGACGAGCCTGCCGCCGGCCAGCGGCCAGCCGCTGCCGGATGGCAAGCAGGAAACGCAGGCATCGCGTGACTTTGCGCAGCGCCTGATCGGCCGCTGCATCTTCACGTCGTACCTCGTTGACCGTGGCATCGCCCAGCCTTTTCTGCCGCCGGAACTCCCCGCCGACGTGGCTGGCATGTTCACGACCGTTGATTCGACCTTTACGCTGTTCCGGTGGCTTCGCAGCACCTTCAATGGTGATCTTTTCCCAATGGATGATCCTGGCGCCGAACACCAGCGCCTAGGCAAGGCGCACTTGGAACTCTTGCGGGACTTCGTTGAAGGCCGCAGCCTGCTGTCAGGCCAGGGCCGTTTGTTCCGATTCCGCTTCGATGCGATCCCCGTGGACCTGATCAGCTCGATCTACCAGCAGTTCGCTCGATCGAGCGCGGCGGACGAGGCTCATGTGCAGGGCCTGCACTACACGCCGGTGGAACTGGTCCATCTGACGCTGGACCCGGTGTTCGAAAGGCTGCCGGCGCAAGCTCG encodes the following:
- the secB gene encoding protein-export chaperone SecB, whose protein sequence is MSDLTNNGAAAPADAAAGPAFTIEKIYVKDVSFESPNAPSVFNDNAQPELQLNLNQRVQQLNEQAFEVVLAVTLTCTAGGKTAYVAEVQQAGVFGLVGLDPQAVDVLLGTQCPSILFPYVRSLVSDLIQAGGFPPFFLQPINFEALYAETLRQRAQQGEGQSLADSEPAGNA
- a CDS encoding YiiD C-terminal domain-containing protein yields the protein MAADLSFEAFLQQLQRQFQAMPPVAALQVAVHEYAEQRLQLVAPLAANINDKGNAFGGSLGSVMTLAGWGLVNCELHRAGLQADVYVADSQVRYLAPLYADLHAQANADAEGDWAVFVNTFRQRGRARIGIQAQVGAPGAAAAATLSGRFVALAKG
- a CDS encoding NAD(P)H-dependent glycerol-3-phosphate dehydrogenase, with product MRDNAKKKIAVLGAGSWGTALASLTARHGYPTVLWGRDAVVAEAIGQRHENPRYLPGIALPEGLQATTDLAAAIDGADWILVVVPSHAFTETLRQLAPLRPAQAGVAWATKGFEPGSGRFLHEVAQEILGEEVPLAVVTGPSFAKEVALDLPTAVTVHGDAAFAQQVADAMHGPTFRAYTGDDMVGAELGGAMKNVLAVATGVADGMELGLNARAGLITRGLNEMLRLAAAIGAKPETLMGLAGLGDLVLTCTGDLSRNRRLGLALGRGQPLQEAVRAIGQVVESVQTADEVMRQAERHGIDLPISNAVRAVLHGELTPAVGLQQLLAREQKPEYPTTLFS
- a CDS encoding rhodanese-like domain-containing protein, with translation MNFEELLAFAGRNPMLALALVGLTIALIVTEVARLFRGYKSLRPAELTRLINAGNAVVVDLSASADFEKGHIAGSRNATASQFGPEHKLVANAKAQPVVLVCRTGTTADGAAKQLKKAGFEQVYVLEGGIAAWQQAELPLVKGR
- a CDS encoding MerR family transcriptional regulator, coding for MQLVTTRDATRLTGLSTEQLREWTSRRALIPPDVKPKGHGSPARYSWQTILLLRLAVVLRDRFRLELQAHRDLFAQLGAGLAHESFLSLWGKALALHGGAQWSLIDSRDEVVFTDDCILLRLDPHLQHLLDGFSLPKPVSVSQFQLFPALGMGGDRVFNDLTGHRRHG